Proteins encoded within one genomic window of Sminthopsis crassicaudata isolate SCR6 chromosome X, ASM4859323v1, whole genome shotgun sequence:
- the LOC141548539 gene encoding uncharacterized protein LOC141548539 isoform X2, protein MEEFHPGFAMPPGTDLVILQEQEGREGVPVLVPRSKPRGSLFPAPGCIVIEGVDRAQLPLAVKQEETWSEEEEDMNADTPVIMEIYSLSGAAPTRAGSCGVLDSVLQEFLAELNELPLPAHWEVLPPRGPDLCITQRSPSSTMASAVIHIQPGLYFHVVVQDVPVPANHELYTAHPLRLTTVDEVVELICNLEAYHLCPGFPGIGGQGSRSPDCDVLVYEGRCQACCLPAPCPHKEWQ, encoded by the exons ATGGAGGAGTTCCATCCTGGCTTTGCAATGCCCCCGGGGACCGACCTCGTCATCCTACAGGAGCAGGAGGGGCGTGAGGGCGTCCCTGTGCTGGTGCCCCGGAGCAAGCCACGAGGCTCGCTGTTTCCCGCTCCCGGCTGCATCGTCATAGAG GGTGTTGATCGGGCCCAGCTACCACTTGCTGTGAAACAAGAGGaaacctggagtgaggaagaggaggatatGAATGCAGATACTCCTGTG ATCATGGAGATTTATAGCCTGAGTGGAGCCGCCCCGACAAGAGCCGGGTCCTGTGGAGTACTGGACAGTGTCCTCCAGGAGTTCCTAGCGGAGCTGAATGAGCTGCCCTTGCCCGCTCACTGGGAGGTCCTGCCACCGAGGGGGCCCGACCTGTGCATCACCCAGCGTTCCCCTTCGTCCACCATGGCCTCTGCCGTTATCCACATCCAGCCGGGCCTCTACTTTCACGTAGTGGTACAAGACGTCCCTGTTCCGGCCAACCATGAGCTCTATACGGCTCACCCGTTGCGCCTCACCACTGTGGATGAGGTGGTAGAGCTTATCTGCAACCTGGAGGCCTACCATCTGTGCCCAGGTTTCCCTGGCATTGGGGGGCAGGGCTCCCGTTCTCCAGACTGTGATGTCCTAGTGTATGAGGGGCGCTGCCAGGCCTGCTGTCTACCAGCCCCCTGCCCCCACAAGGAGTGGCAGTAA
- the LOC141548539 gene encoding uncharacterized protein LOC141548539 isoform X1, with amino-acid sequence MEEFHPGFAMPPGTDLVILQEQEGREGVPVLVPRSKPRGSLFPAPGCIVIEECPNFGVFISPPPIKQEVEAYGDHTFGAAFPPSSEFPPGFPIKGVDRAQLPLAVKQEETWSEEEEDMNADTPVIMEIYSLSGAAPTRAGSCGVLDSVLQEFLAELNELPLPAHWEVLPPRGPDLCITQRSPSSTMASAVIHIQPGLYFHVVVQDVPVPANHELYTAHPLRLTTVDEVVELICNLEAYHLCPGFPGIGGQGSRSPDCDVLVYEGRCQACCLPAPCPHKEWQ; translated from the exons ATGGAGGAGTTCCATCCTGGCTTTGCAATGCCCCCGGGGACCGACCTCGTCATCCTACAGGAGCAGGAGGGGCGTGAGGGCGTCCCTGTGCTGGTGCCCCGGAGCAAGCCACGAGGCTCGCTGTTTCCCGCTCCCGGCTGCATCGTCATAGAG GAGTGTCCAAACTTTGGGGTGTTCATCTCGCCCCCCCCGATAAAGCAGGAGGTTGAGGCTTATGGGGACCACACTTTTGGAGCCGCCTTTCCTCCCTCTTCAGAATTCCCTCCTGGCTTCCCCATCAAG GGTGTTGATCGGGCCCAGCTACCACTTGCTGTGAAACAAGAGGaaacctggagtgaggaagaggaggatatGAATGCAGATACTCCTGTG ATCATGGAGATTTATAGCCTGAGTGGAGCCGCCCCGACAAGAGCCGGGTCCTGTGGAGTACTGGACAGTGTCCTCCAGGAGTTCCTAGCGGAGCTGAATGAGCTGCCCTTGCCCGCTCACTGGGAGGTCCTGCCACCGAGGGGGCCCGACCTGTGCATCACCCAGCGTTCCCCTTCGTCCACCATGGCCTCTGCCGTTATCCACATCCAGCCGGGCCTCTACTTTCACGTAGTGGTACAAGACGTCCCTGTTCCGGCCAACCATGAGCTCTATACGGCTCACCCGTTGCGCCTCACCACTGTGGATGAGGTGGTAGAGCTTATCTGCAACCTGGAGGCCTACCATCTGTGCCCAGGTTTCCCTGGCATTGGGGGGCAGGGCTCCCGTTCTCCAGACTGTGATGTCCTAGTGTATGAGGGGCGCTGCCAGGCCTGCTGTCTACCAGCCCCCTGCCCCCACAAGGAGTGGCAGTAA